The genomic segment ttttcttttcaatagtttttaatatttataaaatataaatatatatatatatatatatatatatgtatatatatttaatcatGTGTTTATTAACTATTGTCTTTAGTAATTGAGTAAAATTACtaacattttattaatttcacaaatatatatcttataatatattttttttttttcatatttatatataattcgttgaaatttttattttatttattattctttttttaaattaatgtGTAGcgtatatatgaatataatatttatgtatccatttttttatatatatattgttgttatatatatatatatatatatatatatatttgtatatatgtatgtatgtatttattgtTCTAAATTgaagattatatatatttcctatTGTTTATTGATaaatacttaaaaaaaatatatgaataataataaataattagtTATAAGAATTtgtatgtttattttatatatatttatattattttatatgtttttctgttctgttttttttaattttttttttacacattatatttatcattcaCAAACAAAACATATTAGCAAAATAAATGTccatgtattatatatatatatatatatgatggacatttattctttttttttttttttctaaagatTCATTATAAAGTTTTTAAttgacaaatatataatataaaaataaattatggttaattaattttattaagtgatgttattttatgaaaaagaaaataaaggtcacatacataatatatatatattcagtataataatacaatataatataaatatatattatataaattataactctatatttttatgtttaatcTTTTTTATTCCTTATTGTGActgctttatatatatatatatatatatatttgggtttttttttttttttttttttttttttttttttaaatttttcttgtattaattatatatatataataaaaattttaatagatgttattaaaaatattataaaataaagagaaaatattttttttagttgAGGTTAttacaaaagaaaaatatataattttgcatattttgttaaaataacttatacattataaacgtattataagatatacaaataattttccgaaagatatatatttaatgcatacacatatatgtataaaggatgatataaaaaataaatataacacaaattgttcatatatatatatatataattgtgtacttttattttataatatttatatatatatatatatatatatatatattttttaatatttattggtTGGGCATTATTTTGGGTGATTATGGgtgatataaattattacgaATCGAGATTAAGAAAGGATAACAAAATAGAGTatgttgataatatatttttatcaaagtatatgttaaataatatagaaaatgcTATGCAATATTTTTACACATGCCCTTTTTATACATCAAGGAGTAAACTGTGCttgaatgaaaaaataagaacaggaaaaattataaatgatgatgatgaaggatatatatttaatattacatatgatAATTTGAACATTTTAAAAGAGAATGAACCAAGTGATTTTGTATCtaagcatatatattataatacgaATAGTATATTTCATGTATCTTTACGTCAGAAGTATAGATTGAATAATGTGAATTGCACTAAAGTTATTCAATATTTCTGTATTGTTAATgggaaaatatatagtaCTTTATCATTTGGTGAATTgttaacaaataaaataaataatattgttagaaatattaataatttattcgACTCAGTTAATAATATGACTAATTTCAATATATCGtccaattattattttaaatcgAAGGATGAGGAATATACAGACGGTCTTAATGAAAAACATAAACTGaatgatatgtatataacaacgagaaaaagaaaaaaaagataaagaaaagaGATGAGGAAAATACAACGAAATTGTTAACAAATgaagcaaaaaaaattaaaaaaaagaaaaaataaaaagggaaaagggaaaaggaaaaagggaaaagggaaaaggaaaaagggAAAAGGGAAAAGGGAAAagggaaaaggaaaaagggaaaagggaaaaggaaaaagggaaaagggaaaaggaaaaagggaaaaggaaaaaggaaATTTATGCAAAATGGTTAATACTATCAAATGTATTTgtgcaaaaatatatatatatatatatatatatatgcttatttttttttatttatattgtattatctTCACATTTACAATATACATtgactttatatatatgcttatttttttatttaatttttttttgtgcaaatttgttatttaaaataaaaatgataaaaactaatttaatatatatatatatatatatatatatatatatatatatgtgcttatttatttatgtatgtatatttattttttatgtttttcttttgtgTAAAGACCCTAAAAGTTCTTCATCAAATCTTGGCATTGTAGAACATTTTAAGGTTGCATTTTCCAATTCTTTACGAAGAGAATGTACTCtttcacatt from the Plasmodium falciparum 3D7 genome assembly, chromosome: 14 genome contains:
- a CDS encoding mediator of RNA polymerase II transcription subunit 6, putative — protein: MGDINYYESRLRKDNKIEYVDNIFLSKYMLNNIENAMQYFYTCPFYTSRSKLCLNEKIRTGKIINDDDEGYIFNITYDNLNILKENEPSDFVSKHIYYNTNSIFHVSLRQKYRLNNVNCTKVIQYFCIVNGKIYSTLSFGELLTNKINNIVRNINNLFDSVNNMTNFNISSNYYFKSKDEEYTDGLNEKHKLNDMYITTRKRKKR